The nucleotide sequence CAGGCACTAGTATACGTCGTTTTTACTCTGCAGTTGACCCTTCATTAGTACAAAAACGTGGATCAAATAATAGTTATATTGCGTTATCAGTTGGCTCTGGCTTTAGAGCTCATCCGCTTGATAAAACCAATGCGGATCGTTTTTACATGGTTAAGGACTATCGACCATTTGGACCCATTATTAGTGGCAGCTTGGTTACTGTAACCGAAAGTGACTTGTATGATGCTACTGAAAACCTTATCCAAGACGGAATAGATGATAATGCTAAACAACAAGCTCGGGCTGAACTAAATGCTGCAAAAGGATGGTTTATCAGACTAGAGCATGAAGGTGAAAAAGTATTAGGTGAATCGACTACTTATGCGGGAGTTCTATTATTTACGACTCATCAGCCTACTACAGCACAACAAAGCAACGACCCTTGCAAACCTTCTGCTGGCACAGGTTTACTTTATGCGGTTAATTTGCAAGATGCGACAGCAGTAGTGCCTTCAGGTAATAGCAACAAGCCAGGCAAGAAAAGACGTCACTTTATATTAAAAAATGGTGGTATACCTGGTACACCTGGTGTTATTCAAAGAGAAGGTGATCCAGTTGTTGCAGTAGGTACTGAAATTAATACAGATGCTTTAGAAGAGCGAGATACTTTGTATAAAACTTTCTGGCGGGAAGAATAATTGTATAACAACAGTTGGTGATACCTGATATGGAATAACAGGGCATGAATATGGACATCCAGCTTAGTAATAGCTCAGGCTATACATTGATAGAGGTGTTAATAGTAGTGGTTATTTTGTCATTACTGGCAACTGTTGCCGTACCAAGCTACCAAGAGCATATGCAAAGAACCAGGCGTGCTGATGGCAAAGCAATGCTATTTGAAGTCATGCAAGCTCAGGAGAGGTATTTTACAGAGAATATAAAATATACAACTAAACTGAAGGACTTGGATTACAGGGCTGATACAGTAGCAAGCCATGAACAGTTTTATTTAGTTTCGGCAATGACATGTGATGTTACTCCGCCAATGTCTAATGATATTAATGAGTGTGTAAAGCTAGAGGCAAGACCAGTAGGAGCACAAACTAAAGATGGAAGTCTGTTCATTGATAGTTATGGCAATCAACTTCCAGCTGATAAATGGAGCCGTTAAGCAAAAGTCATACATCAAAGGATGGGGTAACGTACAAATTATATACCCAAAGCGAAGGGTCGTAGGGTATAAGTCAATAGTGGCACAATCACTGTTAGTTTAGGGTAACTGTGTTTATTATTTGCTCTTATGAATGGTGAAGTTTTTTATTTGCTGAAAATCACCTTTAAGGTAAATTTAGAGCTAGGTACTATAAACACTCCATTTCGTGCTATATTCGTTTCAAGCACAAGGAGTTTTTATGACTGAACAGCATTTCTCCCCTCTCCATTGGCAAACCCCTGTTATTCATCATCAGCGTTTGAGCCAGCAGGCGCAAAAACAAATTTTGCTGAAAATGGAGTGTTGGCAACCAACAGCATCTTTTAAAATTAGGGGTATTGGCTTAACTTGTCAGCATTATGCGTCACAAGGTGTTAAACACTTTGTTTGTGCTTCAGGTGGGAATGCTGGTTATGCTGTTGCTTATGCTGCTCGTCAATTGAATATTCCTGCAACAATTGTCGTACCTGAAACGACACCTGAACATGCACGCGAGTTAATTGAAGAACAACAGGTAGAGCTTGTTGTGGTTGGCAAAGTGTGGGATGAAGCCAATCAACACGCTTTGCAACTGGCTGAAGAGCCTGATACTGTCTTGATCCATCCTTTTGATGACCCTTTGATATGGCAAGGCCACGCCTCAATGGTTACTGAGTTAAAACAGCAGATTGAAAAGCCTGATGCCATTATGCTTTCGGTTGGTGGTGGTGGGCTGCTTAGTGGTGTAATTAAAGGCTTGATGATAGAAGGCTGGGAGGATGTACCAGTTATAGCGGTTGAAACAGAAGGGGCTGCTTCATTTAATGCAGCCATGAAAGCAGGTGAACCCATTACGATAGATAAAATTAGTACGATTGCTACTAGCTTAGGTGCTAGGCAGGTGGCAAAGCAAGCAGTGAGTGCTGCTAATGAACATACCGTCCACTCTATTACAGTGTCCGACCAGCAGGCAGTAGCAGCCTGCTTGGCATTTGCCAATCATCAACAAGTAATAGTTGAGCCTGCTTGTGGTGCCACATTATCTCCTATTTATTGTGTTGATGAAGTCCTGGAACCCTATGACAAGGTAGTGGCAATTGTTTGTGGGGGAATGACAATGGATTTTAGTACGTTATGCGACTGGCACTATCATTTTTAATGTTTTCTCCCAGAGCAGGGTGTTGCAAAAGGGTGTAGAAATTAAATTTAATGTCCAACATGGAGTACAGGATATTCTTCCGCCGTTCTTGAAGTGCCATCCCTGGCCCATCAAGAGCTGAAGCGACTTCCTTGTCGCAGCTACAGAACACCCTGTCACACCATATCCGCTAGCTTTTTGCAACAACCGGAGCTATGAAGTAAACGAGAGTTTATTTAACTCTGCGCTTGTTCCACCAAATATTGATTTTTCAGTTTCACATAGTTCTCTGCACTGTACTTAAAATAAGACAGCTCTTGTTCAGTAAGGGCTCTTACCTGTTTGGCTGGGCTGCCTACATATAAATAGCCACTTTCTAATGTTTTGCCTGGGGGTACCAAGCTGCCAGCGCCGATAACGACTTGTGACTCAACCACTGCGCCATCCATGACTGTTGCTTTCATGCCTACTAATACTTCACTACCAATGGTGCAGCCATGTAGCATTGCCAGGTGTCCAACAGTAACGTCATCACCAATAATTAATGGGTAGCCGTCTGGGTTATAACTGCTTGCATGAGTGATGTGTAAGATTGAGCCATCCTGAATACTGGTTCTGGCACCAATTGAAATAGAGTGCATGTCACCACGAACGACTGCTTGAGGCCATATAGAGCAATCTTCTCCAATGGTGACTTTCCCTATAATGGTGGCAGTTGGGTCGATCCATACTCTATCAGCTATTTCGGGACGATGACCTTGGAATTCGCGTATTGTAGTAGACATATCTTTTTATCCTTCAAGGAGTCGTGAAAGTCTCAGCATTCACGCCTCCCACCACTGCTTATTGAATAATGAGCCAATCAAACCCATTGTATCTTTTAATTAACCGCAACTAGTAAATGATTGTAATCTTTAAATAGTAGCTATCTTAGACTGATAAGGAACACCATGACTAATCCTCTGTTAAAAAGCCATGAACTGCCTCCCTTTAGTATCATTAAACCTGAGAATGTGGAGCCTGCCATTGATCAATTAATAGCTGAAAATAAGCAAGCTATTGATGAACTTGTTAAACAGGATTCTGCAGTCAGTTGGGAATCTGTGAATACTCCCCTGGAAGATATTAGCGACCGCTTGAATAAAGCCTGGTCACCTGTAAGCCATATGAATTCGGTAGTTAACAGCCCAGAGTTAAGAGAAGTCTACAATAACTGTCTTCCCAAGTTAGCTGAATACGGCACCTGGATTGGCCAGCACCAAGGGTTGTTTAAAACTTATCAGGCATTGGCTGATTCTGAAGAATTTAAAACTTTAGATGTTGCTCAACAAAAAGTGATCACTAATGCATTAAGAGATTTCCGGTTATCTGGCATTGCTTTAGAAGGGGAAGCTAAGCAACGTTATGGCGAGCTGAAAAAGCAGTTATCTGAAAAAACCAGCAAGTTCTCAGACAATGTGTTAGATGCTACTCATCATTGGGAAAAACACATTACTGATAAAAGTGAACTAGAAGGGTTACCAGAGTCGGCATTAGAAGTTGCAGAAGCAGCAGCCCAAACAAAAGAGCTAACGGGTTATTTGTTAACTTTAGAGTTTCCCAGCTATTTACCAGTGATGACGTATTGTGAAAATAGACAGTTACGGCAGGAAATGTACACTGCTTTTTGCACAAAAGCCTCTGATCAAGGACCAAATGCAGGTAAATGGGATAACAGTTCATTAATAGACGACATTTTAGCCTTGCGTCACGAACTAGCTCAGCTACTAGGTTTTAACAATTATGCAGAGCTATCGCTGGCAACCAAAATGGCAGAGTCTCCAGAAGAAGTGATGGAGTTTTTAAATGAGCTTGCTGCAAAAACCTATCCTGTCGCCAAGCAAGAATTTGCAGAGTTAACGGAGTTTGCCAAGCAACTGGATGACATTGAGCAACTCGAAGCTTGGGATGTGGCTTATTATGCTGAAAAATTAAAGCACTCTCGATATGACATTTCTCAAGAACAGTTGAGGCCCTACTTTCCAGCAGAAAAAGTAGTCTCAGGAATGTTCAAAGTAGTACACCAATTATTTGGTATTGAAATTGTTGAAGTTGATGGCGTAGATATTTGGCACAAAGATGTTAAGTTCTTCAATGTAACTCGCGATAATAAAGTGGTAGGTCAGTTTTTCCTAGATCTTTATTCTAGGAGTAAAAAGCGTGGTGGTGCCTGGATGGATGAGTGCCAAGTAAGGCGCAAAAAAGGCACTCAGGTACAGATTCCTATTGCTTATTTGGTGTGTAATTTTACGCCACCAGTAGGAGAGAAACCAGCGCTATTAACTCATGATGAAGTAACAACACTGTTCCACGAGTTTGGTCATGGGCTACATCATATGCTTACCCAAGTGGACTATATGGATGTTTCTGGTATTAATGGAGTGCCATGGGATGCAGTGGAACTACCCAGTCAATTTTTAGAAAACTGGTGTTGGGAAAAAGATGCATTAATGCTGATTTCTGGTCATTATCAAACAGGTGAGGTATTGCCAGATGAGATGCTTGATAAACTGCTGGCAGCGAAAAACTTTCAGTCAGGTATGATGATGGTACGGCAACTTGAGTTTGCTTTATTTGACTTTAAGTTGCACCTGGAACACCAGACAGGTATGGATGTTCAGAAAGTATTAAATGAAGTAAGACAGCGAGTAGCAGTTGTTCCTGCGCCAGAGTTTAATCGCTTCCAAAATAGCTTTTCACATATATTTGCAGGTGGCTATGCCGCTGGCTATTACAGTTATAAATGGGCGGAAGTATTATCAGCAGATGCTTTTTCAAAGTTTGAGGAGCATGGTATCTTTGATCAAATCACTGGGCAGCAATTTTTGGCCACTATCTTGGAAAAAGGTGGTTCGGAAGATGCCATGAAGTTGTTTGTGGATTTTCGTGGCCACAAACCTAGTATTGAGCCATTATTAAAACATAGTGGGATTACGCAATAGCAAAATGAGTATTAGTAAACGCTTTATCGCTGGGGCTGTATGCCCCCGGTGTGCAATGATGGACCGAATAGTCGTTTTCCAAGAAAATGATCATGAAGTGAGAGAATGTGTTGAATGTGGCTATACAGACAGTATGGCTACAATTGGCTCACCTGTTGAGCTGCCAACCCGAGTAAATCAGGCTGATGCTAGTTCTCAACCAGCCAGCCAGCCGCTTAAGTTTTATCCAAACCCAAAGCTTAAATCGAAACAACCACAGAAAAAAGCTTAATCTTTTTGGCAATTGATATTGCATTAAAAACCCTGCATTAGCAGGGTTTTTAAGTATATGCCTCTATATCAATCAGGATTCACTTTGAGGTGTTAGCAAAGTACCTAAGCAAATGGCATACGAAAAGTTATTAGTATAAAACTACTAATTATACTAAACGCAAATGGCGCTCTCGTAGTTGTAAACAAATACCTAATTGGGTACTAAAGCAAGGCCAGTTTTGCTCAGATAATGAAACTTGCTGTTTATTAATTTGCCTCTGATCAACAATTCGATATAAGTCAAATTGGCTGGCTGTTTCTTGCACCAGGCTCTCCAGTTGGCAACCATGTGCATCACCAAGCATGCCATAGATAATTAAATTGGCTTTGGTAATATCCATTGGCAAAATTGGTATCCCTGTTTGCAGCATAAATGCATCATTTAACTCTTCTAATAACCGATGAGCTAAATAAGCCTGATCCATTAATTGGTATAAATCTCCTAAATGATCAAAATGATATTTAGCTCTTACTTGCTTAGGTGGTTGCCTAAAAAAACCAGTGGCTTGTTTAACA is from Spartinivicinus poritis and encodes:
- a CDS encoding type IV pilin protein, giving the protein MDIQLSNSSGYTLIEVLIVVVILSLLATVAVPSYQEHMQRTRRADGKAMLFEVMQAQERYFTENIKYTTKLKDLDYRADTVASHEQFYLVSAMTCDVTPPMSNDINECVKLEARPVGAQTKDGSLFIDSYGNQLPADKWSR
- a CDS encoding pyridoxal-phosphate dependent enzyme, which encodes MTEQHFSPLHWQTPVIHHQRLSQQAQKQILLKMECWQPTASFKIRGIGLTCQHYASQGVKHFVCASGGNAGYAVAYAARQLNIPATIVVPETTPEHARELIEEQQVELVVVGKVWDEANQHALQLAEEPDTVLIHPFDDPLIWQGHASMVTELKQQIEKPDAIMLSVGGGGLLSGVIKGLMIEGWEDVPVIAVETEGAASFNAAMKAGEPITIDKISTIATSLGARQVAKQAVSAANEHTVHSITVSDQQAVAACLAFANHQQVIVEPACGATLSPIYCVDEVLEPYDKVVAIVCGGMTMDFSTLCDWHYHF
- a CDS encoding gamma carbonic anhydrase family protein; its protein translation is MSTTIREFQGHRPEIADRVWIDPTATIIGKVTIGEDCSIWPQAVVRGDMHSISIGARTSIQDGSILHITHASSYNPDGYPLIIGDDVTVGHLAMLHGCTIGSEVLVGMKATVMDGAVVESQVVIGAGSLVPPGKTLESGYLYVGSPAKQVRALTEQELSYFKYSAENYVKLKNQYLVEQAQS
- the prlC gene encoding oligopeptidase A; this translates as MTNPLLKSHELPPFSIIKPENVEPAIDQLIAENKQAIDELVKQDSAVSWESVNTPLEDISDRLNKAWSPVSHMNSVVNSPELREVYNNCLPKLAEYGTWIGQHQGLFKTYQALADSEEFKTLDVAQQKVITNALRDFRLSGIALEGEAKQRYGELKKQLSEKTSKFSDNVLDATHHWEKHITDKSELEGLPESALEVAEAAAQTKELTGYLLTLEFPSYLPVMTYCENRQLRQEMYTAFCTKASDQGPNAGKWDNSSLIDDILALRHELAQLLGFNNYAELSLATKMAESPEEVMEFLNELAAKTYPVAKQEFAELTEFAKQLDDIEQLEAWDVAYYAEKLKHSRYDISQEQLRPYFPAEKVVSGMFKVVHQLFGIEIVEVDGVDIWHKDVKFFNVTRDNKVVGQFFLDLYSRSKKRGGAWMDECQVRRKKGTQVQIPIAYLVCNFTPPVGEKPALLTHDEVTTLFHEFGHGLHHMLTQVDYMDVSGINGVPWDAVELPSQFLENWCWEKDALMLISGHYQTGEVLPDEMLDKLLAAKNFQSGMMMVRQLEFALFDFKLHLEHQTGMDVQKVLNEVRQRVAVVPAPEFNRFQNSFSHIFAGGYAAGYYSYKWAEVLSADAFSKFEEHGIFDQITGQQFLATILEKGGSEDAMKLFVDFRGHKPSIEPLLKHSGITQ
- a CDS encoding YheV family putative zinc ribbon protein, which encodes MSISKRFIAGAVCPRCAMMDRIVVFQENDHEVRECVECGYTDSMATIGSPVELPTRVNQADASSQPASQPLKFYPNPKLKSKQPQKKA